Part of the Sarcophilus harrisii chromosome X, mSarHar1.11, whole genome shotgun sequence genome is shown below.
GATCTCAGTTAGACCATACTCTCTCTGTTTCCAGAGGTTAAGACCGCTCTCCGACAAATGGGACAGGTGGAATTTTCCGATAACCAGCGGTCGATGCAGTGGACGTGGTATTCGTGAGAGCAAGGCAGTTTTCGAAGCTTGTTGCCTTCAGTGTATTCAGTGATACAGACGCTACAGGTTTTGAACGCATCGCTCTCACCAAAATTTCTCATGGCCAGGTTGTCGATCTGTTCTTTGGTGAGTCCTCTTGGTTGGTCATCATCTTCCTCGTTCAAGAGGAAAAACTGAGCTAGACTGAGAAAGGGTAAAGAACCGCTTTCTTCAAACGTAACCGAATTCCTGTCCCTATTTCTACCTTCCCGTCTAACACCTGATGAGCTTCCTTCGTTGCTACCATCGTATAACTCAGAGCTAGTTTCTAAACTTTCAATGCtggagctgctgctgctgctgctactgggACCTCCGCCAGCACTAGTGCTAGCACTGACACCACCTccgctgctgctactgctacccAATCCTGCATTCTGAAGATCTGAGTCTTCGAGACTTGGGCTTAGGGATGGGCCACTAGGGTCTGTATCACTATCACTGTACATGAAGTAGCTTAATTCGCCAAAACCAGTCATAATCTGTCTTAACATTGTCTGAATTGCAACTGAAGTTGTCTCGCTTAATCCTGTGTTAAGGATTCTACGAATGGGAATTCTGATAGTGCTGACATAAGTTCTTACTCCAGCTCTCTCTGACCGTGAAAAAGTACGCCTAAACCCTCCACGTTCACTTTCGTAAGTGACCGTGTTGTTTGTTGACTGAGATCTCGAGCGAGTTCTGCTAGCTATgctatctctctgtctatatTCTCCAGGACGAACTCTTCTCACTTGAAGATCAAGGACTATAGTTGGCGGTCTCTGTCCAGGAGCCAGAGATTCATTGCTGCCACTGGTTTCTGAAGAACCCGAAGCCTGAGGGATGTTTCTCATCTCAGAAGCTGAAAACGAAATGGCATTTTCATTCGACAGTTCTGCTCCCATCATGTGTTGTCTTAATGTCACATGCTGTCTGGTTCTGGAACTCCCCTCAGCGTCACTTGTCATAGCATGGTCAAAAGTCTGAGATGTGACACTGTGATGGCCTCTTCGGGGAAGCTCGGTTACTGAAATCAAAGGTGACCTACTTCTGTCGGTCCTCGCTCGGATCCTCCGTTGCTCTGGGCTCCTGCTTCTTGCTCTTCTCTGGCCTCTGGGAAGAGTTATTTCTTCAGTTAATTCTTCAAGGGCATTCCTCTCGGATCCATGCTGTCTGATGAACGATGACTCGGATGCTGAACTTTCCATGCCACTTGGGctattattttctatatcttctcTATTGGAAGATTCTGCGGACGgctcattttcattctctgtatTCTGGGTCCCGTTACGGTTCACGTTTATTTCCAAGCTGAATCTGAAATCACCACTATTTGGATTAGTCCTGCTCACTGCTCTCCAAGATTGATTTCCTCTCTGTCCACTTCTTGTTGTATTTCCGGTCTGTCGGACTGAATTAAGCCAGTCGATGATGGAATCACTGTTAGAGACATCATCTGTTGAttctataaggaaaaaaagaaaaaaaaaaaaagaaaaataggaactaCAAAAATTAGAACTATCAAAAAAAATGCTGCTCCTTAATTTTGCTAAgattccaaaaaaacaaaatgagaacttAAAAGATTCACAGTAGATTTCACATTGATGGAATAATAGTGATTTACATGCATAGTATTAGCACCTAACTTGAGCACAGTAAACAAGTGGATGAGCTCAGAAACAAAAAATGGATTGCTGGCTTCAGCTTCCCTACCTCCCACTTGCAGGGAAACACCATAAAAGCTGAGAAGCAAAGGCCAGAATATTTTAATGTGTTTGAGAGGAAGTAACTGTTCTTTGGAAAGGAACTAGCAAGCAATGGGAAAATTCAGTGTAGTTGGGGAAATTACACTGACCAGTCCACTAAAAACATCACAGCAAATATTTCACTCATCTGAGAATTCATATGCATTTGTCCCCCTTTACGTATGATTTATGGCCCCTACTCAATACTTAAGTAGTCCCCCCTTTTCTTAATCTCCCCCAAATATTATATACCTCTATTCTCATCATTGTTTTGCTGTGGGGGACCTTCTTTGATTTGATGAAGTCTTCTCAGTAATTCTTCTTCAGTTATTTCACCTGAAAAGTTTGAAAATAGTGCTCAATTATAGAGGAAAGAGAAGCAATGAATGCTAATCCTAAAAGGGATGAGATTGAggtaaccttaaaaaaaaaatcgccggggggggggggcggggaaggggaaggaaaggaccGAGAATAAAGGAAACATACTACTTCATTCTTTGGGGTCTAGAAAACCTTGAGAGTCcataattaaaatgcaaatactccAAGGAAGAAAGTCATTTTGGCAGACCGGGAAATCAGCTAATAAACACAACAGCAGAGAGGCAACTGGAGGGAAGGGTCTGGGC
Proteins encoded:
- the RLIM gene encoding E3 ubiquitin-protein ligase RLIM, translating into MDNSDSNDKGNVDQSESQRRRQLDRLDREEAFYHFVNNLSEEDYRLMRDNNLLGTPGEITEEELLRRLHQIKEGPPQQNNDENRESTDDVSNSDSIIDWLNSVRQTGNTTRSGQRGNQSWRAVSRTNPNSGDFRFSLEINVNRNGTQNTENENEPSAESSNREDIENNSPSGMESSASESSFIRQHGSERNALEELTEEITLPRGQRRARSRSPEQRRIRARTDRSRSPLISVTELPRRGHHSVTSQTFDHAMTSDAEGSSRTRQHVTLRQHMMGAELSNENAISFSASEMRNIPQASGSSETSGSNESLAPGQRPPTIVLDLQVRRVRPGEYRQRDSIASRTRSRSQSTNNTVTYESERGGFRRTFSRSERAGVRTYVSTIRIPIRRILNTGLSETTSVAIQTMLRQIMTGFGELSYFMYSDSDTDPSGPSLSPSLEDSDLQNAGLGSSSSSGGGVSASTSAGGGPSSSSSSSSSIESLETSSELYDGSNEGSSSGVRREGRNRDRNSVTFEESGSLPFLSLAQFFLLNEEDDDQPRGLTKEQIDNLAMRNFGESDAFKTCSVCITEYTEGNKLRKLPCSHEYHVHCIDRWLSENSTCPICRRAVLTSGNRESMV